CCATCGGCCAGGTGGCGCCCGGCCAGCGGCGGCGCAGACGGCGGTCGTGGCTGACCACGACCACCGCCCCCGGGTACGCCCACAGCGCGGCCTCCAACTCCTCGACCAGGCCGAGGGAGAGGTGGTTGGTCGGCTCGTCGAGCAGCAGCACGCCGGCCGGGGCGGTGAACAGGCGGGCCAGGCTGAGGCGCTGCCGTTGCCCGGTGGAGAGCCGCCCGACCGGCACGTCGAGCAGGTCGGGCGGGAAGAGCCCGAGCGACAGCAGCGCCGTCCGGTGCTGGGCGGGGTCACCGGCGCGGCCGTGCGCGTACGCGGCCAGCAGCGACTGCCCCGGACGGCCGGCGGGGACGTCCTGGGGCAGGTGACCGACCGGGACCCGCCGCAGCACGTGGCCGCTGTCGGGACGCAGGTCCCCGGCGAGGACCCGCAGCAGGGTGCTCTTGCCGGCGCCGTTGGCCCCGGTCAGCAGCAGCCGCTGCCCCGCCCGCACGGTCAGGTCGACCGGGTGCAGCCGGCCGGCGACGGCCACGCCGACGGCGTCGAGCAGCACCCCGTCCACGGGCGGGGCCGGCGGCGGGGTGAACCGCAGCGGCTGCGGCGGGGGCGGCACCGGGTCGGCCTCCAGGCGGCGCAGCCGCTGCTCGGCGTTGCGGACCCGGCCGGCCAGGGACTGCTGCACCCGCCCGCCGGCGCGGTCGTACGCCATCTTGTTGCCGTCGGTCATCGGGCGGCCGGGCGCGACCTCGCGGGCGGTGGTGGCGGCGGTGCGGCGCAGCCGCTCGACCTCCTCGCGCCAGCGCCGGTGGGCCTGGGCCCAGCGTCGCCGGGCGGCGGCCCGCTCGGCGAGGTACCCGGCGTAGCCGCCGCTGTGCCGGGTCAGGGCGTGCCGGTCGGCGTCGACCTCGATCAGGACGGTGGCGACCCGCTCCAGGAAGACCCGGTCGTGGGAGACGACCACGGTGGTGCCGCGCCGGCTGCGCAGGTGCTCCTCCAGCCAGCCGAGCGCCGCGTCGTCGAGGTGGTTG
This genomic interval from Micromonospora coxensis contains the following:
- a CDS encoding ABC-F family ATP-binding cassette domain-containing protein, with translation MPTQLSVHDLTKAHGDRGLFDAVTCAVAPGERAGIIGENGCGKSTLLRLLAGLDIPDDGTVTVTADGGVGHLAQDAPLPPGLTVGQAVDAALADLRTMRDRLRELEPLLASGDPRLLAEYGDLATTFELRGGYDADARVERALHGLGLAGVDRDRRLGDLSGGERARLHLAAVLAAGAEVLLLDEPTNHLDDAALGWLEEHLRSRRGTTVVVSHDRVFLERVATVLIEVDADRHALTRHSGGYAGYLAERAAARRRWAQAHRRWREEVERLRRTAATTAREVAPGRPMTDGNKMAYDRAGGRVQQSLAGRVRNAEQRLRRLEADPVPPPPQPLRFTPPPAPPVDGVLLDAVGVAVAGRLHPVDLTVRAGQRLLLTGANGAGKSTLLRVLAGDLRPDSGHVLRRVPVGHLPQDVPAGRPGQSLLAAYAHGRAGDPAQHRTALLSLGLFPPDLLDVPVGRLSTGQRQRLSLARLFTAPAGVLLLDEPTNHLSLGLVEELEAALWAYPGAVVVVSHDRRLRRRWPGATWPMAQGRLLTAAPTV